The following proteins come from a genomic window of Geminicoccaceae bacterium SCSIO 64248:
- a CDS encoding trypsin-like peptidase domain-containing protein, whose product MDYEWSSSDAGLSDVIPDEGVDEAPLFDSYSRAVIGAAAKVAPSVGHIQVRGADGKGGGSGSGFLVTPDGYMLTNSHVVHGAKDLRVRFPDGSVRTAYPVGDDPDTDLAVIQVHGAGLQAVELGTTQGLKVGQLALALGNPLGFDHSVTAGVIGALGRSLRGQAGRQIEDVIQTDAALNPGNSGGPLVDSRGRAIGVNTATILGAQGLCFAIGIDTARFVLQEILRHGRVRRAKLGVAAQTVHLPRRIGHALERDIDTGVRVAAIEPGSPATAAGLIPGDLVIDLDGTALASVDRLHRLLDADAIGRSVPVRVLRGGAIIEKTVRLEAR is encoded by the coding sequence GCGCCTCTGTTCGATTCCTATTCGCGGGCCGTGATCGGCGCGGCGGCCAAGGTGGCGCCGTCGGTCGGCCACATCCAGGTGCGCGGCGCCGACGGCAAGGGCGGCGGCTCGGGCTCCGGCTTCCTCGTCACGCCGGACGGCTACATGCTGACCAACAGCCACGTCGTCCACGGGGCCAAGGACCTGCGGGTCCGCTTCCCCGACGGCAGCGTGCGCACGGCCTATCCCGTCGGCGACGATCCCGACACCGATCTTGCCGTGATCCAGGTCCACGGCGCCGGGCTCCAGGCGGTCGAGCTCGGCACCACCCAGGGTCTGAAAGTCGGCCAGCTGGCGCTCGCGCTCGGCAACCCGCTGGGCTTCGATCACAGCGTCACTGCCGGAGTGATCGGCGCGCTCGGCCGTTCCCTGCGCGGGCAAGCCGGGCGGCAGATCGAGGACGTCATCCAGACCGACGCCGCGCTCAATCCCGGCAATTCCGGCGGGCCGCTGGTCGACTCGCGCGGCCGTGCGATCGGCGTCAACACGGCGACCATTCTGGGCGCGCAGGGCCTGTGCTTCGCGATCGGCATCGACACCGCCCGCTTCGTGCTGCAGGAGATCCTGCGCCATGGCCGGGTCCGTCGCGCCAAGCTGGGCGTCGCGGCGCAGACCGTGCACCTGCCGCGCCGGATCGGCCACGCCCTGGAACGTGACATCGACACGGGCGTGCGCGTCGCCGCGATCGAGCCGGGCAGCCCGGCGACGGCGGCGGGCCTCATCCCGGGCGACCTCGTGATCGACCTGGACGGTACGGCGCTCGCCTCGGTCGACCGGCTGCACCGCCTGCTCGACGCCGACGCGATCGGCCGCAGCGTGCCCGTGCGCGTCCTGCGGGGCGGCGCGATCATCGAGAAGACGGTCCGGCTCGAGGCGCGCTGA
- a CDS encoding calcium-binding protein: MARITVGRGPLDMQLAALPQVTGHVARSDNRFDLRHADGSTTRLFGDDLTAGHGRGGKLTLTDGTVTGFERVSAKGLLLLEADGFERAAPGFLKALQAPNGLSDVLFSLTRGQTEIQSGNGSDRLYGVGGDDVIVGRAGKDALYGGSGDDALRAGGGADSLHGGKGDDDLTGGAGRDRFVLARDFGNDRVLDLGRGDDVVFLGRKASDIDARASGDDVFLTTDGEPGSVQLVGVLEGKPTFTLNGQAFDYGQVEDSTPPVDVLETVLADGTTLSLTFDVRPTTAHGDTVITTRLVATAQEGQTLDDATLQAALDEATLTLNGDDLPFSWTESSYAYGGDVRREYTWPTPVGAPHAEHGLDSSAGAENVLDLAIDTTDEGGDVLRAYRTVDGLGDARTGVAVDLDDFALRPDSFWFQLYYAAPGRTDLDPFAGQVLDLSALPEARYGLTEITFSREWGRYQAGVVVDPDGDGRLPAQVIADIWGAEGQQGVGPVSGNDDVDALAFEDFIEGGTPFDDPAAPPTTYGLYPGEPNDSTVLDDGTRLDLSFEARPTTVYGDTVITAKLTATAPEGQDVATQELRSMLSTSTITVNGEAQHFSWIESFNSIYHGSAEFTFLNPWGTPGVLDGLNTAAGYENTLELAIDPTGFGGEVLKAEAAVEGMGDARNVTALTIDEFAMRPDRPWFYNYYSAPGVVGLDPFAGDVIDLTALPDAEYGLAFDRWGSEYGGYLATLVVDPDGAGAYPAQVAATIPGAYGQRGIDPDGWYGDDPLPFDAFIRGGSAAFGTDMAPPTYLSPPGSMYDTTTLADGTEVWLSSEMGSSTRFGDVVVSARLHTTTPAGVEPISVDDLVKDTAFQLNGSPLAFTWYEQETSTLESGAVSRSYSWTPSGNAQAVNGLDTSEGARNEIDLSVDLTDRGGDRLESFGFTHGPSEWRYERELTFDDFVQSPDLRPDTPYYEAPWTVSFNPHGGDILNLENLPDAQYRFVAGSREGYNGGHAFSLLVDPDGADAAYPEQIIADITLYDYQPGIGDGAALPTSPFTVPYADVIRGGTYVVHDGGSDGGSDGGSDGGSSGGSAGGSSGGSDGDGWADGGSSGGSDGGSDGGMDVYALGSTAPVLDDAPLV, from the coding sequence ATGGCGAGGATCACCGTCGGGCGTGGCCCGCTGGACATGCAGCTTGCGGCCTTGCCGCAGGTCACCGGCCATGTCGCACGAAGCGACAACCGGTTCGACCTGCGTCACGCCGACGGCTCGACCACACGGCTGTTCGGAGACGACCTGACCGCCGGTCACGGACGCGGCGGAAAGCTCACGCTGACCGACGGCACGGTCACGGGCTTCGAGCGTGTCTCGGCCAAGGGGCTCCTCCTGCTCGAGGCCGATGGCTTCGAGCGGGCCGCGCCGGGCTTCCTCAAGGCGCTTCAGGCGCCCAACGGCTTGAGCGACGTCCTGTTCAGCCTGACGCGGGGCCAGACCGAGATTCAAAGCGGCAACGGCAGCGACCGGCTCTACGGCGTGGGTGGCGACGACGTCATCGTCGGCCGGGCGGGCAAGGATGCCCTCTATGGCGGCTCCGGCGACGACGCGCTTCGCGCCGGCGGCGGCGCGGACAGCCTGCACGGCGGCAAGGGCGACGACGACTTGACCGGCGGCGCTGGCCGTGACCGCTTCGTGCTGGCACGGGATTTCGGCAACGACCGCGTTCTCGACCTCGGTCGGGGCGACGACGTTGTGTTTCTCGGCCGTAAGGCGAGCGACATCGACGCCCGTGCCTCGGGCGACGACGTTTTCCTCACCACGGATGGCGAGCCGGGCAGCGTTCAGCTGGTCGGCGTCCTCGAGGGCAAGCCGACCTTCACGCTGAACGGCCAAGCCTTCGACTACGGCCAGGTCGAGGACTCGACGCCGCCCGTGGACGTGCTCGAGACCGTCCTGGCCGATGGCACGACGCTCAGCCTGACCTTCGACGTCCGGCCGACCACGGCTCACGGCGACACTGTGATCACGACCCGCCTGGTCGCGACCGCGCAGGAAGGGCAGACGCTGGACGACGCGACCCTGCAGGCGGCGCTGGACGAGGCGACCTTGACCCTGAACGGCGACGACCTGCCGTTCTCCTGGACCGAGTCGTCCTACGCCTACGGTGGCGACGTGCGGCGGGAATACACGTGGCCGACGCCCGTTGGCGCCCCTCATGCGGAACACGGCCTGGACAGCTCGGCCGGCGCGGAGAACGTGCTCGATCTGGCGATCGACACGACCGATGAAGGCGGCGACGTGCTGCGTGCCTATCGCACGGTCGATGGCCTGGGCGACGCGCGCACGGGTGTCGCGGTCGACCTTGACGACTTCGCGTTGCGGCCGGACAGCTTCTGGTTCCAGCTGTACTACGCCGCGCCCGGACGGACCGACCTCGACCCGTTCGCCGGTCAGGTGCTCGACCTCAGCGCCCTGCCCGAGGCCCGATATGGCCTGACCGAGATCACCTTCAGCCGGGAATGGGGACGGTATCAGGCAGGCGTCGTGGTCGATCCCGACGGCGACGGCCGCCTGCCTGCCCAGGTGATCGCCGACATCTGGGGCGCGGAGGGACAGCAGGGCGTTGGCCCGGTCAGCGGCAACGACGACGTCGATGCCCTCGCCTTCGAGGACTTCATCGAGGGCGGCACACCGTTCGACGATCCGGCCGCTCCGCCGACCACCTACGGTCTCTATCCCGGCGAACCCAACGACTCGACGGTGCTGGACGACGGCACGAGGCTCGACCTGTCGTTCGAAGCGCGCCCGACGACCGTCTACGGCGACACTGTCATCACGGCCAAGCTGACGGCCACGGCGCCGGAGGGGCAGGACGTTGCCACCCAAGAGCTTCGATCGATGCTTAGCACGAGCACGATTACCGTGAACGGCGAAGCGCAGCATTTCTCTTGGATAGAGAGTTTCAACTCAATCTACCATGGCTCCGCAGAATTTACGTTTCTCAACCCCTGGGGCACGCCGGGTGTGCTCGACGGGCTCAACACCGCAGCTGGTTACGAGAACACGCTGGAGCTTGCCATCGATCCAACAGGATTCGGCGGGGAAGTTCTTAAGGCAGAAGCAGCCGTCGAGGGAATGGGCGACGCGCGCAATGTCACGGCGCTGACGATCGACGAATTCGCGATGCGACCTGACCGGCCGTGGTTCTACAATTACTACTCTGCGCCTGGAGTTGTGGGTCTCGACCCCTTTGCTGGTGACGTGATCGACCTGACGGCGCTACCGGATGCGGAATACGGGCTGGCTTTCGACAGGTGGGGCAGTGAGTACGGAGGCTATCTAGCTACACTTGTCGTTGATCCTGACGGAGCGGGTGCCTATCCCGCACAGGTCGCTGCCACCATCCCTGGTGCATATGGGCAAAGGGGGATCGATCCCGACGGATGGTATGGTGATGATCCGCTACCGTTCGACGCCTTCATTCGAGGCGGCTCCGCCGCCTTCGGTACGGACATGGCCCCGCCGACCTACTTGTCACCTCCAGGCTCCATGTACGACACCACCACCCTGGCGGATGGCACCGAGGTGTGGCTGTCCTCGGAGATGGGGTCATCCACCCGCTTCGGCGACGTCGTCGTCAGTGCACGGCTTCACACAACGACGCCCGCAGGCGTCGAGCCGATTTCGGTCGACGATCTGGTCAAGGACACGGCTTTCCAACTCAACGGCAGTCCGCTTGCGTTCACCTGGTACGAGCAGGAGACGTCCACGCTCGAGTCCGGCGCGGTATCGCGGTCGTACAGTTGGACACCCTCGGGCAACGCCCAGGCGGTCAATGGGCTGGACACGAGCGAGGGCGCACGCAATGAGATCGACCTCTCGGTCGATCTGACCGATCGTGGCGGCGATCGTCTGGAGAGCTTCGGGTTCACCCACGGCCCGAGCGAATGGCGCTATGAGCGCGAACTGACCTTCGATGATTTCGTGCAGTCGCCTGACCTGCGGCCGGATACGCCGTATTACGAAGCGCCTTGGACTGTCTCGTTCAATCCGCACGGCGGCGACATCCTCAATCTCGAGAACCTGCCGGATGCGCAATATCGCTTCGTCGCCGGATCCCGCGAGGGGTACAATGGGGGCCACGCTTTCAGCCTGCTGGTCGATCCCGATGGCGCGGATGCGGCCTATCCCGAGCAGATCATCGCCGACATCACGCTTTACGATTATCAGCCGGGCATAGGCGACGGGGCGGCGCTGCCGACCAGCCCGTTCACCGTTCCCTATGCGGACGTCATCCGTGGCGGCACCTACGTTGTGCACGACGGCGGCTCGGACGGGGGAAGCGACGGCGGCAGCGATGGAGGGTCGTCGGGCGGTAGCGCCGGTGGCTCGTCGGGCGGTTCGGACGGCGACGGCTGGGCTGACGGCGGCTCGTCGGGCGGCAGCGACGGCGGCTCGGATGGCGGAATGGACGTCTACGCCCTCGGGTCGACCGCGCCCGTCCTGGACGACGCGCCGCTGGTCTGA